From a region of the Helianthus annuus cultivar XRQ/B chromosome 5, HanXRQr2.0-SUNRISE, whole genome shotgun sequence genome:
- the LOC110941207 gene encoding dnaJ homolog subfamily B member 4 — protein MNASCTGFACTRMGGIRKACKSFLSKHHFGKKSHRKHQSLQVDANDNGDGDRDRDGDETRDVTSPKVTISRTASTGFLPRCLSKSTSERRSKTPGRIRPGNSLLRSFSRKNNSFHNAPSFSKRTNSTIIYSNANGLQKPPDMVKRLECTLEELCFGCIKRVNITRDILTSEGQIIQEEEVLTIKVKPGWTKGTKITFEGMGNETPGTSAADITFVIDEKPHPVFKRNGNDLEVTIELPLVDALTGCTLTVPSLGAQESCLTIDDIITPGYRKTIPGQGMPLPKEEETRGNLNIKFSVQFPQHLTEEQRSECFNILQDSC, from the exons ATGAATGCGTCTTGCACGGGATTTGCTTGTACAAGGATGGGAGGCATTCGAAAAGCATGCAAATCATTTCTCTCCAAACACCATTTTGGCAAGAAATCACACCGCAAACACCAATCCCTGCAG GTTGATGCAAATGACAATGGAGATGGAGATAGAGATAGAGATGGAGATGAAACACGAGATGTTACTTCTCCTAAAGTCACGATTTCAAGAACTGCAAGCACGGGTTTTTTGCCGAGGTGTCTGTCCAAATCAACGAGCGAGAGAAGGAGCAAGACCCCAGGCCGTATCCGGCCCGGGAATAGTCTGCTAAGAAGCTTTAGCAGGAAGAACAACTCCTTTCACAATGCCCCTTCTTTTTCTAAAAGGACTAATTCAACCATTATCTATTCCAATGCTAATGGACTCCAGAAACCTCCCGATATGGTGAAGCGGCTAGAGTGCACCCTCGAAGAACTGTGCTTTGGGTGCATCAAGAGGGTCAATATCACACGTGACATACTTACAAGTGAGGG GCAAATAATACAAGAAGAGGAAGTGCTAACAATCAAAGTGAAGCCGGGATGGACGAAAGGAACGAAAATCACCTTCGAGGGTATGGGTAACGAGACACCGGGTACCTCTGCAGCTGATATTACCTTTGTAATAGACGAGAAACCGCACCCTGTTTTTAAAAGAAATGGGAATGATTTGGAAGTAACCATTGAACTTCCTTTAGTAGACGCGTTGACTGGTTGCACCCTCACTGTACCCTCACTAGGTGCGCAGGAGTCATGTTTAACGATTGATGACATAATTACCCCCGGATACAGGAAAACCATTCCAGGACAAGGCATGCCTTTgccaaaagaagaagaaacaaGAGGAAACTTGAACATAAAATTCTCAGTTCAGTTTCCACAGCATTTGACCGAAGAACAACGATCCGAATGTTTTAATATCTTGCAAGATTCATGTTGA
- the LOC110941206 gene encoding aldehyde dehydrogenase family 3 member H1, which produces MLVHDNFHTRYPTNHSSSHRHHRSICLQTHASINRSILTTTMASEDSTAPAVFDTDAANCLTKELRSTFLAGKTKSYEWRSSQLKSLLKMLDDCEKQICDALFSDLAKPEMEAYIHEIAMIKSSCKVALKKLKDWMKPEKAKTNLGTFPSSAEIVPEPLGVVLVISAWNYPLLLSVDPVIGAIAAGNAVVLKPSELAPAMSSLLAKLLGKYLDNSAIKVVEGAVNETSVLLEQKWDKIFYTGNGRVARIVMAAAAKNLTPVVLELGGKSPVLVDSNIDLAVTSRRIVGGKWGTNNGQACVGPDYIITTKQYAPVLIDSLKHNLVKFFGEDPMNSPDISRIGHDRHFARLKKLLDDDKISGKIIHGGQTDKSSLKIAPTIVLDAPEDSLMMSEEIFGPLLPIVTVEKIEDGIEFINSRPKPLAAYLFTNNKQLKEAFVSSVSAGGVVINDVTLHLMVDTLPFGGVGESGMGAYHGKFSFDAFSHKKAVLYRSFYGDAPARYPPYTPGKLRLLKALLDGSLFGIIRALFGFS; this is translated from the exons ATGTTAGTCCACGATAACTTCCATACACGTTATCCGACCAATCACTCATCGAGTCATCGGCATCATCGATCCATTTGTCTTCAAACACACGCTTCCATTAACAG ATCAATATTGACAACAACAATGGCGTCGGAAGATTCAACGGCACCGGCGGTGTTCGATACAGATGCAGCAAACTGCTTGACGAAGGAGTTACGAAGCACGTTTCTCGCCGGAAAAACGAAGAGTTACGAGTGGAGATCGTCGCAGTTGAAGAGCTTGTTGAAGATGCTTGACGATTGCGAGAAACAGATTTGCGATGCTCTGTTTTCTGACCTAGCGAAACCAGAGATGGAAGCGTACATACATGAG ATTGCTATGATAAAGAGTTCGTGCAAGGTGGCactgaagaaactgaaagacTGGATGAAACCCGAAAAA GCGAAAACCAATCTAGGCACTTTTCCTTCCTCAGCAGAAATAGTCCCCGAACCCCTTGGCGTTGTATTGGTCATATCAGCATGGAACTATCCATTAT TGTTATCCGTTGATCCAGTGATTGGAGCAATTGCAGCTGGGAATGCTGTTGTTTTGAAGCCCTCTGAACTTGCTCCTGCCATGTCATCATTGTTGGCAAAACTTTTAGGAAAATATCTGGACAATTCAGCAATAAAAGTTGTTGAAGGCGCTGTTAATGAAACATCTGTCCTCCTGGAGCAAAAGTGGGACAAAATATTCTATACAG GGAATGGGCGAGTGGCACGAATTGTCATGGCTGCTGCTGCAAAGAATCTGACACCTGTAGTCTTAGAACTCGGAGGCAAATCTCCTGTTTTGGTTGATTCAAACATCGACTTAGCG GTGACATCGAGGCGTATAGTGGGAGGTAAGTGGGGAACAAACAATGGACAAGCTTGCGTAGGTCCTGATTACATAATAACAACAAAACAATACGCTCCTGTGTTG ATAGATTCCTTAAAACATAATTTAGTCAAGTTTTTTGGGGAGGATCCTATGAACTCACCAGATATATCTCGAATTGGGCACGACCGTCACTTTGCTAGGTTGAAAAAGCTATTGGATGATGATAAGATTTCTGGAAAGATAATTCATGGAGGTCAAACAGATAAAAGCAGCCT AAAGATTGCTCCAACAATTGTACTGGATGCCCCAGAAGACTCCCTGATGATGAGCGAGGAGATATTTGGTCCTTTACTTCCTATAGTAACG GTTGAAAAAATTGAAGATGGCATCGAGTTTATCAACTCAAGACCAAAACCGCTTGCAGCGTACCTATTTACCAACAACAAACAGCTCAAAGAAGCGTTTGTGAGCAGCGTCTCTGCTGGGGGTGTAGTTATTAATGATGTCACTTTACAC CTTATGGTTGACACATTACCATTTGGTGGAGTCGGTGAAAGTGGAATGGGGGCGTACCATGGTAAATTCTCATTTGATGCTTTTAGTCACAAGAAAGCCGTTCTATACCGGAGCTTTTATGGAGACGCGCCAGCAAGGTACCCGCCATACACACCCGGTAAACTTAGGCTCCTCAAGGCTCTTTTAGACGGTAGTCTATTTGGCATCATTCGTGCTCTTTTCGGCTTTTCCTAG